AGACCATTCGAGGGTCAGGACCGCCGACGTGGCCGAGTAGAGCCTTCGCCATGGTAAAGGGTCCTCCACGCTGAGTGACCAGACTGGTTCGCGCACTTCGTGTTCCGCGGGAGGGGTGCGCGTGGTACCTAACAAGAGTCGCACCGGCAGTGTGGGCGGTCAAGTCGAACGAACCGCACAGAACTACCGACGGGCACTCCCGACATATAAATATACCCCATTTGGACCGTTTGACGGAAGGGCTACCGCTCTACAAAGCCCCTCAAACTACCTCGGGCTTCACTCCAGCGTTCCACAACTCCATCGACCCGGCCGGGTGTGTCGCAACCCTTGATCAGCTCCAGGAGCTTGACGGCCGACTCCCTGGGCCCCTCGGCCACCACCTCGACCCGTCCGTCGGCGGTGTTGCGCGCCCAGCCCACCAGGCCGAGCTCCAGCGCCCTGGCCCTGGTCCACCAGCGGAAGCCGACCCCCTGGACGCGTCCGCGCACCCAGGCGGTCAGCCGCACATCCTCACTCATGATCTACTCCTGCCTGCTGGAACGCGCGCACCGCCGCCGTCTCGCCCTCCTTGCGCCAGACCAGACCCAGCACCGAGTCGGGCAGGCCGACGACGGGCACGAACCTGACGTCCTGCCGCCCGTGATAGGCGGCCGTCGGGGTGCAGAAGAGCATGGCGCCTCTGTTCAGCGCGACCTGTGTCAGGCCTTCCTGGCTGGTGGAGACCGTACCCGCCGACGGGATGGGACGACCCATCGGCGTGGCCGTGGGTGCGACGAGCTCGCGCCACCTGCGCGGCGCGGGGTCGTCCAGCCCGACCAGCGGCAGCTCCGCCAGCTCCTCCGCCTCGATGCTTGCCCGGTCCGCCAGCGGGTGCCGCCGCGAGAGCGCCACCTGCATCGGGACCTTGTTCAGCCCCGCCCCCGTCTCCAGGTCGGGCTCGTCCACGGGCAGCAGGGTGAAGCTCACGTCCACCCGGCCCGCGCGCAGCTTGCCGAACGGGTCGGCCATCGGCACCTCGACCAGCTCCACCTCACAGGCGGGGTTTCGCCGCTCGAACTCCCTGACCGTGCTGGTGACCACCTCGGTGGGCGTGCCGAGAAAGCCCACCCGCAGCACGCCCTCGACCAGCCGCGCGGCCGACGTCGCCCTGGTGACCGCCAGCGCCAGGCCCTCGTAGGCGGGGCGCAGGTCGGCGAGGAAGCGCTCGCCGAGCGGCGTCAGCCGTACCCTCCTGCTCGTCCGGTCGAACAGCCTGGCGCCGATGCGGGTCTCCAGCGCGCGCACCAGCTGGCTGACCCGGCCCGGCGACAGGTAGAGCCGCTCGGCGGCCCTGGCGAAGTGCAGCTCCTCGCTGAGCACGACGAAGCACTCCAGCTCTCTGAACTCCATCACGACTCCTTAGCCTGACTAAACCAAGGCTTCGATCTTCGTCATTGTTCCCGCAGGCCCGGCGCAGAACGCTGGCAGCATGACGACAACCGAGACCGCCCGCGTGCCGTGGGCGGCTGTGTCCACCGTCGCGGTGGGCACCTTCACGATCGTGACCAGCGAGATGCTCCCCGTGGGCCTGTTGACGCCCATCGGCTCCACGCTGGGCGTCTCCGACGGCGTGGCAGGGCTGACCATGTCGGCGCCCGGAGTCGTCGCCGCCCTCTCCGCGCCCCTGTTGACCGTCGTGGCCGGACGGCTCGACCGGCGGATCGTGCTGATCGCGTTGATGGCCCTGCTGGCGGGCGCCAACCTCCTGGCCGCCTACTCCCCCACGTATGCGGTGATGCTGGTCGCCAGGGTGCTGGTCGGGGTGAGCATCGGAGGCTTCTGGGCGTTCGCCGCCACCCTCCCCGCGCGGCTGATGCCCGAACGGCACGTCGGCAGGGCCGCCGCGATGATCGCGGGCGGCGTCTCCGTGGCGTCGGTGCTCGGCGTGCCGGCGGGAACGCTGATCCTGTCACTGGCCGGGTGGCGGATGGCGTTCGTGGCGGTGGCCGTGCTCGCCGTCGTGGTCCTGGCCGCGCTGGCCCTGCTGCTGCCGCCGCTGCCTGCCACCCAGGCGGTACGGCCGGCCCAACTGCTCGCCGTCTGGCGCGACAGCGCGCTCAGGACCGCCCTGGTCGCCACCGCCCTCGTCGTGACGGGCCACTTCGCCGCCTACACCTACATCCGCCCGTTCCTCGAGCAGGTCTCCGGCGCGGGGCCCGCGCTGATCAGCGGCCTCCTCCTCGCGTACGGCGTCGCGGGCGTGCTCGGCAACTTCGGCTCAGGAGGCCAGGCCGCGCGCGGGCCCAGGCAGGTCATGGTGGTGCTCGCCGTGCTGATCGCCGTCTCCACCATGGGGATGCCGCTGGTGGGCGCCGCGATGCTCCTGCTGTGGGGCGTCTCCTACGGCGGCGTCTCGGTGACGGGCCAGCTCTGGGTGGTCAGGGCGGGCGGCGGCGAGGCGGGCATGGCCATGCTCTCGTCGGTCTTCAACGCCGCCATCGCGCTCGGCGCGCTGCTCGGCGGCACGATCGTGGACGCCGCCTCGCCCAGCGCGGTCATGTGGTTCGGGGCCGCGCTGGCCCTGCTCACCGCGGCTTACGCTGGCACCTGGGGCAGGAGAACGACGACCGGTTCATGAACGCCTCGCGCCTGATCGGGGTGCCGCACCGAGAGCACGGCAGATCGCGCCTGCCGTACGCCTCGAGGGAGCGGTCGAAGTAGCCGCTCTCGCCGTTGACGTTGACGTAGAGGCTGTCGAAGGAGGTGCCGCCCTGCTGGAGGGCGGCACCCATGACCTGGCGGACCGCGGCGAGCAGTTCGGCGATCTTGGGCTTGGTGAGCGTCTCGGTGGAGCGCGACCAGTGCAGCCTGGCCAGCCAGAGCGCCTCGTCGGCGTAGATGTTGCCGACCCCGCTGATCAGCGACTGGTCGAGCAGCGCCCGCTTGATCTCGGTGCGTCTGGCCCTGAGCCTGCTGGCGAAGACGTCGTCGTCGAAGGCCGCCTCGAACGGGTCGGGGGCGATGTGCGCGATCGGCTCGGGCACGCCGCCGACCAGCGAGGTCAGCATGACGTGCCCGAAGGTGCGCTGGTCGACGAAGCGCAGGTCGTTGCCGCCGTCGGCGAATGCGAGCCGTACCCTGAGATGCTTCTCGAGCGCGGAGTCGGGCGAGACCACGAGCAGCTGGCCGCTCATGCCGAGGTGGGCGAGGATCGCCTCGTCGCCGTCGAGCGGCAGCCACAGGTACTTGCCGCGCCGCTCGGCGGAGACGATCGTGCGCCCCGCGACGAGGAACGGCCCGATCTGGCGCCGCACGGCGCGCGGGTGCAGCACCTCGGCCGCGCCGATCGTGCGCCCCGTCACCCATGCGGCCAGACCCCGGCGTACGACCTCGACCTCGGGAAGCTCAGGCACCTCAGCCCGCCGGCTGGCTCTCGCGCTGCTCTCTGCGCGCCCTGATGCGGGTCCAGGCCGCTTCGGCCGCCTGCTGCTCGGCCTCCTTCTTGCTGCGGCCCTTGCCCGCGCCGTAGGCCTCACCGCCGACCCGCACCTCGGCGGTGAAGGACTTGGCGTGGTCGGGGCCGCTCTCCTCGACGTGGTACTCGGGGACGCCCAGCGCCTCGGAGGCGGTGAGCTCCTGCAGCGAGGTCTTCCAGTCGAGGCCCGCGCCCAGCGAGGCCGAGCGGGTGATCAGCGGGTCGAACAGCAGGTGGACGACCCTGAAGGCCTCGTCGAGGCCCAGGTCGACGTAGACGGCGCCGATCAGCGCCTCGAGGGTGTCGGCGAGGATCGAGGACTTGTCGCGCCCGCCCGTGCCCTCCTCGCCCCTGCCCAGGCGCAGGAAGCGGCCCAGGCCGAGATGGCGGGCCACGTCGGCCAGCGCGCGCATGTTGACCACGGCCGCCCGCAACTTGGCCAGCTGCCCTTCGGGCAGGTCGGGGTGGTTGCGGTAGAGAGTGTCCGTGACCACCAGGCCGAGCACCGAGTCGCCGAGGAACTCCAGGCGCTCGTTGGTGGGCAGGCCACCGTTCTCGTACGCGTAGGAGCGGTGCGTCAGCGCCCGCTCGAGGATATCCGCGTCGAGCCTGACGGAAAGGACCCGCTCCAGCTCGTCTCTGGCGACCTCCACGGCCACCGGCTTGGGACCTGCGCCCACGTTGTTACCTCCTCAGAGCATCTCTCCGAAGCGCGTGGGCGAGGGAACTGAGAGATGCCCGAAAACGTGGTGGGCGTCGGGGACCAGCCCCGGCGTCCACCACGGCCGCGGGCGAACCGCCGCCGCACGCACCTGAGACGGTGACGCCGGCCGGGGCGCGATGTCACCCGGCCGGCATTCCGTCATTGTGCGATCAGGCAGACGGCTCGATGACCTGACGACGGTTGTAGGTGCCGCAGGTCGGGCACGCGATGTGCGGCTGCTTGGGCGAACGGCACTGCGGGCAGCTCACCAGCGCGACAGCAGACGTCTTCCACTGGGCGCGGCGGGAGCGGGTGTTGCTCCGCGACATCTTCCGCTTCGGGACGGCCACGTCACTTCTCCTGATCGTTATCGTTCTCGGAAACCAGACCTTGCAACGACGCCCAGCGAGCGTCGATCTTCTCGTGCCCGTGGCCAGCGCCGGCCTCCGCCAGCTTGACCCCGCACTCCACGCACAGCCCCTCGCAGTCTTCCCTGCACACGGGGCTGAGCGGCAGTGCGAGCACCACCGCGTCGCGGAACGTCGGCTCGAGGTCGAGGAGTTCACCGTCGAGCAGTGAGTCCTCCTCCGAGGCGTCCTCGTCGGAGTAGAAGAAGAGCTCCTGCACGTTGACCTCGATCTCCGAGGTCAACGGGTCGAGACACCGCGAGCACTCCCCCGCGAGGGGGGCGTGTCCGGTGCCCGAGACGAGCACGCCTTCCATCACTGCTTCGAGCCTGATGTCCAGCTCGACTTCGGCGTCCTTGGGGACACCGATCATGTCGACGCCGAGATTTGCCGGTGCCGGGAGGGACAGAGTCGTCTGCCGCATCGAGCCCGGCCGCCTGCCCAGGTCATGAGTGGAGATCACCCAAGGGGCGCGGGGGTCGAGGTGCTGAGTCATCCTGCTCTCGTTAGGCATGGCGAAATGTCGCCGTCGTACAAGGCCAGATAGCAACGATACCAGGCGCGCGTCAGCCCCTGAGCCGTTCGATCAAGAGCTTGTGGACCAGATCGGGGACGAGCCCGGAGACATCGCCGCCGTAGCGGGCGATCTCCTTCACCCGGGACGACGACAAGAACGAGTATTCCGGATTCGTCGGCATGAAAAGCGTCTCGACGCCGGACAGCCTGTAATTGAGCTGGGCCATCTGCAGTTCGTAGTCGAAGTCGCTGACCACGCGGATGCCCTTGACGATCGCGGGGATGTCGTTCTGGCGGCAGAAATCGACGAGCAGGCCGTGGAACTTCTCGACCCTGACGTTGGGGTAGTCCTTGGTGACAGTGGTGAGGATGTCGATGCGTTCCTCGACGGTGAACAGGCTCTTCTTCTCGACATTGATCAGTACGGCGACCGTCACCTCGTCGTACAGCCGGGCGGCCCGGCCGATGATGTCGAGGTGTCCGTTGGTGATGGGGTCGAACGACCCTGGGCACACTACGCGGCGCACATCGCCTCCCACGTTTACGGGTTCCCGGCGGCGCGACCGTACCAAACGGCCGCTTCGCCGTAACGACGGACCCTCTCCTCTTCGTAGCCGGGGGGCCACACCAGGTCCTTCCCCCTGCTCTCGCGTTCCACCGCGACGAGCGCGTCGGGCGTGAGCCACCCGTTGTCGCGCAGCAGTTCGAGCACCCTCGTGACGTCCTCGTCGGTGACCGCGTAGGGCGGATCGGCGAACACGATGTCGTACGGCTCGCCCGGCCTGGACAGCAGCCGCTCCACCCGGTCGGCCACGACCGTCGCCGTCTCGAAGCCCAGCTCCCTGATGTTGGTCTTGATCGTCTTGACCGCCCTGGCGTCGGACTCCACCAGCAGCGCGTGGGCCGCCCCCCTGGACACCGCCTCCAGCCCGACCGCCCCCGATCCGGCGTAGAGGTCGATCACCCTGGCGCCCTGGAGTCCGTACAGCGAGTCGAGCGTCAAGAAGATCCCTTCTCTTGCCCTGTCACTGGTCGGTCTCGTCGTACGGCCCTGCGGCACCGCCAGCCGTCTGCCACCCGCGCTCCCCGCGATGATCCGCGTCATGGCACCCATTGTTCCGCATGTCCGCGCAGGTCAAGAGTGGACAAGTGTCTCCCTCGACTGCGCAAGGGTCGTAGCTATCGCTCCGATCGGCCCGCATGATGAGTTCTGCGACCTTCGAGGTGACCCAGATGAAGGTCGACCGGCGTGATCGTGAGCCCTTCCGCACGCCGGTTCCCTCGGCACCTGACCCGAGGGTGGGCCCAGCCGGGGACGGCATTCGGGGGGAGGCCGTCCCCGGCGCTGGGCCCGTCACCACCGCTTTCAGCCGGTGGTGACGGGCCGCTCAGGGCGAACTCCCCGCCGGCCCGTCTCTCAGGTCTTCTCCAGGTATCCCGCCCGCTCGTCCGCCAGCAGCCGGTCGATCTCGGCGCGCAGGCCCGGCAGGGACGACAGCTCGGGATCGGCCGACAGCAGCGCCGCCGCCTCCTCACGCGCGGCCACGATGACGTCCTCGTCCCTGAGCAGCTGCAGCATCTTGAGCGAGGAGCGCTTCCCCGACTGCGCCGCTCCCAGCACGTCGCCCTCGCGACGCTGCTCGAGGTCGACCCTGGACAGCTCGAACCCGTCGAGGGTCGAGGCGACCGCCTCGAGGCGCTCCCGCGCGGGGGTGCCCGAGGGGAACTCCGTCACGAGCAGGCACAGGCCGGGCAGCCCACCCCGGCCGACCCGCCCCCTGAGCTGGTGGAGTTGCGAGACCCCGAACCTGTCGGCGTCCATGATGATCATGACGGAGGAGTTGGGCACGTCGACGCCCACCTCGATCACCGTGGTCGCGACCAGCACGTCGACGGCGCCCTTCGAGAAGGCGCGCATGATCGTGTCCTTCTCCTCGGGGGGCAGCTTGCCGTGCAGCACCTCGACGCGCAGCCCGTGCAGCGGCCCCGAGGAGAGCATCTCGGCCACCTCGAGCACCGCCAGCGGCGGCCGCTTGTCGTCGTCGCCCGCGGCGAGGTCTCCCTCGTCGCCCTCCAGGTCGCCGATGCGCGGGCAGACGATGTAGGCCTGACGGCCGAGGCCCACCTCCTCGCGCACGCGCTCCCACGTGCGTTCGAGGTAGTGCGGCTTCTCCGCGGCGGGAACGACGTGCGTGGTGATCGGCGCGCGGCCGGACGGCAGCTGCGACAGCGTCGAGACCTCGAGGTCGCCGAAGACGGTCATGGCGACCGTGCGCGGGATGGGGGTGGCGGTCATGACCAGCACGTGGGGCCGGCCGCCCGCCACCTTCTCGCGCAGCGCGTCGCGCTGCTCGACGCCGAACCTGTGCTGCTCGTCGACCACGACCAGGCCCAGGTCGGCGAACTGGACGTGCTCCTGCAGCAGCGCGTGGGTGCCGACGACGATGCCCGCGGCGCCCGACGCGGCGTCGAGCAGGGCCGAGCGGCGCGCGGCCGTGCCCATGGAGCCGGTGAGCAGCGCCACCGCGGTGCCGCCGAACATGCCGCCCGCCGCCAGGTCGCCGAGCATGGACGTGATCGAGCGGTGGTGCTGCTGGGCCAGCACCTCGGTGGGCGCCAGCAGCACGGCCTGCCCTCCCGCGTCGACCACCTGCAGCATGGCGCGCAGCGCCACCACGGTCTTGCCCGCGCCCACCTCGCCCTGGAGCAGCCGGTGCATCGGGTGCTCGAGCGCGAGGTCGGCCGCGATCTCCTCGCCGACCGCCGCCTGCCCCTCGGTCAGCGAGAACGGCAGCCGCTCGTCGAAGGCCGCCAGCAGCCCGCCCCCGACACGCGGGCGGGCCGTGGCCGGCCACGCCACCGCCGCGGCCCTGCGCTGCAGCAGGACGGCCTGCAGCACGAACGCCTCGTCGAACTTCAGCCGCTTGCGCGCCCTCGTCACGTCGCCGAAGTCGCGCGGCCGGTGGATGGCCACCAGCGCGTCGGCCAGGTCGGGCAGCTCGTGCCTGCGGCGCAGCTCGGCGGGGAGCGGATCCTCCAGCGGGCCCAGCGTGTCGAGGACCACGCCGACGGCCCTGCGGATGGCCCAGGGCGTGACGTCCTTGCCCGCGGGATAGATCGGCACGGGCGCGGCGGCGAACTCCTCAGCGTTCGCCTCGGCCTCCTCCTCGAACAGCTCGAACTCGGGATGGGTCAGCTGCCAGCGCGGCGTCGCCCGCGCGCCGAACAGGCCCACCTTGCCGGCGAACATGCCGCGCCTGCCGGTCTTCAGCCGCGACTCGGCCACGTGGGAGCCCTTGCCGAAGAACGAGAGGTAGATCTTCTTGCCGGTGCCGTCGACCACCTCGACCTCGAGCCAGGTGCCGCCCCTGTTGCGCATGGGCTTGCGCATCAGCCTGGTGACCTCGCCGACCACGGTGACGTGCTCGTCGACCTCGAGCGCGTCGAGCGAGGTGAGCTCGCCGCGCTCGGCGTAGCGGCGCGGGTAGTGGCGCAGCAGGTCGCCGACCGTCTCGAGGTCGAGCACGCTCTGCAGCAGCTTGGCGGTCTTGGGATCGAGCGCCTTGCTCAGGGGTTCGTCGAATCGACTCACGTCAACCAGTTGTACCGCGTTCGACCGACAGGATTCACTCGACACCGATGAGCAACGGGTAACCGCCCTGCCCTCCGTCGTAGACGACGACCTCCACGTCGGGCCTGGCCGCCGCGAGATGCTCCTCGACCGACTTCGCCAGCCGTACGGGCGCGCCGGACCCTGTGACCAGCGTGACCAGCTCGCCGCCGCCGGCCACCATCCTGTCCACGATGAGCGCCGCGACCTCGGTCAGCGAGGCGCCGATGAGCGCCACGTCGCCGTCGATCATGCCGAGCACGTCACCGGGCCTGCACATGCCCGCGCTGGTGAAGGCCTGCCTGTCGGCCACCGTCAGGTGCCCGTAGCGGGTGTGGCCCGCGGCGTCCGTCATGGCCACCACGTCGTCGTCGAAGCGGCGCAGCGGGTCGTGGACGGCCAGCGCGGCCAGCCCCTGCACGGTCGCCTTGGTGGGCAGCACGCTGACCACCACGCCGTCCTCGCGCGCGATCTCCGACGCCGCCACCGCGACCGCGCGCACGCCCTCGTCGTTCGGCAGCACCGCCACCTCGCTGCCGGCCTCGCGGATGGCCGCCAGCATCTCGGGCAGCGACGGGCTCGAGCCCGGCTCCCGCCGTACGACGACGGCACCGCACTCCTCGAACAGGGCCGCGATGCCGTCGCCCGCGGCCACCGCCACCACGCCCCTGCCGCCGCCGGCCCGGTGCGTGCGGCCGGGCGCGGCCAGGTAGGTCACCCTGATCCGGTGCGGGCGTCCGGCCCGCAGGCCCGCCTCGATCGCCTGGCCCGCCTCGTCGACGTGCACGTGGACGTTCCACAGCCCGTCGCCGCCCACCACCACCAGCGAGTCGCCGAGCGCGTCGAGCTCGGCGCGCAGCCTGCCCACGGCCTCGTCCTCGGCGTCGAGCAGGTACATCACCTCGTACCCCGCGCCCGACTCGGTCATCGGCGCCACCCGCCCCGTCGGCTGGGGCACGTCGTAGCGCTGGGCGTAGGAGTCGGTGATCACCGCGGCGAGCGCCTCCAGGATGATCGCCATCCCCGCTCCCCCGGCGTCCACCACCCCGCTGCGCGCCAGCACGTCCAGCTGGTCGGGGGTACGCCGCAGCGCCGCCCGCGCCTCCGCCGCCGCGCCTCGCGCGGTCTCGGCCAGGTCCCCTTCGGGTACGGCTGCCGCCACCGCCTCGAGCACGCTCAGCACCGTGCCCTCGACCGGCCTGGCCACCGCGGACCTGGCCAGCCGCGCCGCCCTGGCCAGCCCCTCGCACAGGTCGGCGCCCGTCCCCTCGCGCTCCTTGAGCACCTCGGCCAGCCCTCTGAGCGCCTGACTCACGATCACGCCCGAGTTGCCCCTGGCCCCGACCAGCGCGCCGTACGCCAGGGTCTGCCACACCACGGCCGCGCCCACGTCGTCGGGCAGCGCCTCGACGGCCTCGGCCGCCGAGATCATCGTGAGGTGCAGGTTGGTGCCCGTGTCGCCGTCGGCCACGGGGAAGACGTTCAGCGCGTCGATCTCCGCCCTCGCCCTGCCGAGGGTGTCCGCGGCCAGCCGCGCCCAGCGTCGCACCGCGGGCGGGTCGAGAACCTCCATGTGTGCTCCCTCGCGACCCCGATGCGCTAGCTTTATTGCGGAGAATATCCCCAACATCCACTCACCGCGGCTCGAGTTCGCGGTCAGGGGCGCGGATCGGATATCCTCGTCTGGCTGGCCGGTTGTCCCCGGCATGCCCTCCGCCCGAAACATCCAAGCGGACTGGGCTTATCGAC
This window of the Nonomuraea africana genome carries:
- a CDS encoding acylphosphatase, which gives rise to MSEDVRLTAWVRGRVQGVGFRWWTRARALELGLVGWARNTADGRVEVVAEGPRESAVKLLELIKGCDTPGRVDGVVERWSEARGSLRGFVER
- a CDS encoding LysR family transcriptional regulator; its protein translation is MEFRELECFVVLSEELHFARAAERLYLSPGRVSQLVRALETRIGARLFDRTSRRVRLTPLGERFLADLRPAYEGLALAVTRATSAARLVEGVLRVGFLGTPTEVVTSTVREFERRNPACEVELVEVPMADPFGKLRAGRVDVSFTLLPVDEPDLETGAGLNKVPMQVALSRRHPLADRASIEAEELAELPLVGLDDPAPRRWRELVAPTATPMGRPIPSAGTVSTSQEGLTQVALNRGAMLFCTPTAAYHGRQDVRFVPVVGLPDSVLGLVWRKEGETAAVRAFQQAGVDHE
- a CDS encoding MFS transporter, which produces MTTTETARVPWAAVSTVAVGTFTIVTSEMLPVGLLTPIGSTLGVSDGVAGLTMSAPGVVAALSAPLLTVVAGRLDRRIVLIALMALLAGANLLAAYSPTYAVMLVARVLVGVSIGGFWAFAATLPARLMPERHVGRAAAMIAGGVSVASVLGVPAGTLILSLAGWRMAFVAVAVLAVVVLAALALLLPPLPATQAVRPAQLLAVWRDSALRTALVATALVVTGHFAAYTYIRPFLEQVSGAGPALISGLLLAYGVAGVLGNFGSGGQAARGPRQVMVVLAVLIAVSTMGMPLVGAAMLLLWGVSYGGVSVTGQLWVVRAGGGEAGMAMLSSVFNAAIALGALLGGTIVDAASPSAVMWFGAALALLTAAYAGTWGRRTTTGS
- the mutM gene encoding bifunctional DNA-formamidopyrimidine glycosylase/DNA-(apurinic or apyrimidinic site) lyase — encoded protein: MPELPEVEVVRRGLAAWVTGRTIGAAEVLHPRAVRRQIGPFLVAGRTIVSAERRGKYLWLPLDGDEAILAHLGMSGQLLVVSPDSALEKHLRVRLAFADGGNDLRFVDQRTFGHVMLTSLVGGVPEPIAHIAPDPFEAAFDDDVFASRLRARRTEIKRALLDQSLISGVGNIYADEALWLARLHWSRSTETLTKPKIAELLAAVRQVMGAALQQGGTSFDSLYVNVNGESGYFDRSLEAYGRRDLPCSRCGTPIRREAFMNRSSFSCPRCQRKPR
- the rnc gene encoding ribonuclease III translates to MAVEVARDELERVLSVRLDADILERALTHRSYAYENGGLPTNERLEFLGDSVLGLVVTDTLYRNHPDLPEGQLAKLRAAVVNMRALADVARHLGLGRFLRLGRGEEGTGGRDKSSILADTLEALIGAVYVDLGLDEAFRVVHLLFDPLITRSASLGAGLDWKTSLQELTASEALGVPEYHVEESGPDHAKSFTAEVRVGGEAYGAGKGRSKKEAEQQAAEAAWTRIRARREQRESQPAG
- the rpmF gene encoding 50S ribosomal protein L32, with the translated sequence MAVPKRKMSRSNTRSRRAQWKTSAVALVSCPQCRSPKQPHIACPTCGTYNRRQVIEPSA
- a CDS encoding YceD family protein codes for the protein MTQHLDPRAPWVISTHDLGRRPGSMRQTTLSLPAPANLGVDMIGVPKDAEVELDIRLEAVMEGVLVSGTGHAPLAGECSRCLDPLTSEIEVNVQELFFYSDEDASEEDSLLDGELLDLEPTFRDAVVLALPLSPVCREDCEGLCVECGVKLAEAGAGHGHEKIDARWASLQGLVSENDNDQEK
- the coaD gene encoding pantetheine-phosphate adenylyltransferase, which encodes MRRVVCPGSFDPITNGHLDIIGRAARLYDEVTVAVLINVEKKSLFTVEERIDILTTVTKDYPNVRVEKFHGLLVDFCRQNDIPAIVKGIRVVSDFDYELQMAQLNYRLSGVETLFMPTNPEYSFLSSSRVKEIARYGGDVSGLVPDLVHKLLIERLRG
- the rsmD gene encoding 16S rRNA (guanine(966)-N(2))-methyltransferase RsmD, with translation MTRIIAGSAGGRRLAVPQGRTTRPTSDRAREGIFLTLDSLYGLQGARVIDLYAGSGAVGLEAVSRGAAHALLVESDARAVKTIKTNIRELGFETATVVADRVERLLSRPGEPYDIVFADPPYAVTDEDVTRVLELLRDNGWLTPDALVAVERESRGKDLVWPPGYEEERVRRYGEAAVWYGRAAGNP
- the recG gene encoding ATP-dependent DNA helicase RecG, coding for MSRFDEPLSKALDPKTAKLLQSVLDLETVGDLLRHYPRRYAERGELTSLDALEVDEHVTVVGEVTRLMRKPMRNRGGTWLEVEVVDGTGKKIYLSFFGKGSHVAESRLKTGRRGMFAGKVGLFGARATPRWQLTHPEFELFEEEAEANAEEFAAAPVPIYPAGKDVTPWAIRRAVGVVLDTLGPLEDPLPAELRRRHELPDLADALVAIHRPRDFGDVTRARKRLKFDEAFVLQAVLLQRRAAAVAWPATARPRVGGGLLAAFDERLPFSLTEGQAAVGEEIAADLALEHPMHRLLQGEVGAGKTVVALRAMLQVVDAGGQAVLLAPTEVLAQQHHRSITSMLGDLAAGGMFGGTAVALLTGSMGTAARRSALLDAASGAAGIVVGTHALLQEHVQFADLGLVVVDEQHRFGVEQRDALREKVAGGRPHVLVMTATPIPRTVAMTVFGDLEVSTLSQLPSGRAPITTHVVPAAEKPHYLERTWERVREEVGLGRQAYIVCPRIGDLEGDEGDLAAGDDDKRPPLAVLEVAEMLSSGPLHGLRVEVLHGKLPPEEKDTIMRAFSKGAVDVLVATTVIEVGVDVPNSSVMIIMDADRFGVSQLHQLRGRVGRGGLPGLCLLVTEFPSGTPARERLEAVASTLDGFELSRVDLEQRREGDVLGAAQSGKRSSLKMLQLLRDEDVIVAAREEAAALLSADPELSSLPGLRAEIDRLLADERAGYLEKT
- a CDS encoding DAK2 domain-containing protein — protein: MEVLDPPAVRRWARLAADTLGRARAEIDALNVFPVADGDTGTNLHLTMISAAEAVEALPDDVGAAVVWQTLAYGALVGARGNSGVIVSQALRGLAEVLKEREGTGADLCEGLARAARLARSAVARPVEGTVLSVLEAVAAAVPEGDLAETARGAAAEARAALRRTPDQLDVLARSGVVDAGGAGMAIILEALAAVITDSYAQRYDVPQPTGRVAPMTESGAGYEVMYLLDAEDEAVGRLRAELDALGDSLVVVGGDGLWNVHVHVDEAGQAIEAGLRAGRPHRIRVTYLAAPGRTHRAGGGRGVVAVAAGDGIAALFEECGAVVVRREPGSSPSLPEMLAAIREAGSEVAVLPNDEGVRAVAVAASEIAREDGVVVSVLPTKATVQGLAALAVHDPLRRFDDDVVAMTDAAGHTRYGHLTVADRQAFTSAGMCRPGDVLGMIDGDVALIGASLTEVAALIVDRMVAGGGELVTLVTGSGAPVRLAKSVEEHLAAARPDVEVVVYDGGQGGYPLLIGVE